One window of Paenibacillus albicereus genomic DNA carries:
- a CDS encoding DUF92 domain-containing protein, whose translation MDAWSLLDGQPLLRLAAAAAGAALIAGAAWRLRALSGSGAIAAAGLGTGYVALGGPFWFGLLLAFFVSSTLWSKWKKHHRAKAGAERNYAKGSRRDAGQVLANGGAGLLACAAYAVWPEPWLALAYVGVIASVNADTWATEIGALSRSLPRSVRTLRRVPAGTSGGITPLGTTAALLGGAFIGAAGALLAAAAPLGWGAAAAAPSPSPVALLAAGALAGLAGALADSWLGATAQAMYRCRSCGSETERAEHCGRPAERVRGFAWMTNDAVNLVSSLLAGALGAAIALLA comes from the coding sequence ATGGACGCATGGAGCCTGCTGGACGGCCAACCGCTGCTGAGGCTGGCCGCGGCGGCCGCCGGAGCGGCGTTGATCGCCGGCGCCGCCTGGCGCCTGCGGGCGCTGTCCGGCTCGGGAGCGATCGCCGCAGCGGGGCTCGGCACCGGTTATGTCGCGCTGGGCGGACCGTTCTGGTTCGGCCTGCTGCTGGCGTTTTTCGTCAGCTCGACGTTATGGTCGAAGTGGAAGAAGCATCACCGGGCCAAGGCGGGCGCGGAGCGCAACTATGCCAAAGGCAGCCGCCGCGACGCCGGGCAGGTGCTGGCGAACGGAGGAGCGGGCCTGCTGGCTTGCGCCGCCTATGCGGTCTGGCCGGAGCCGTGGCTGGCGCTCGCCTATGTGGGCGTCATTGCGAGCGTCAACGCCGACACCTGGGCGACCGAGATCGGCGCCCTCAGCCGCAGCCTGCCGCGGTCCGTGCGCACGCTCCGCCGCGTGCCGGCGGGCACGAGCGGCGGCATCACGCCGCTCGGCACGACGGCGGCGCTGCTCGGCGGCGCCTTTATCGGCGCGGCCGGCGCGCTGCTGGCGGCCGCCGCGCCGCTTGGCTGGGGCGCGGCGGCGGCCGCGCCGTCGCCGTCGCCCGTCGCGCTGCTGGCCGCCGGCGCGCTGGCCGGCCTGGCCGGCGCGCTCGCCGATTCCTGGCTCGGCGCGACCGCCCAGGCCATGTACCGCTGCCGTTCCTGCGGCAGCGAGACGGAGCGCGCCGAGCATTGCGGCCGCCCGGCCGAGCGCGTGCGCGGCTTCGCCTGGATGACCAACGATGCGGTCAACCTCGTCTCGTCGCTGCTTGCCGGCGCGCTAGGAGCGGCGATAGCGCTGCTGGCGTAG
- a CDS encoding glycerophosphodiester phosphodiesterase yields the protein MRNPCVAHRGWSSLAPENTLAALRLAADAPDIGWAEIDVQLSSDGVPVLLHDRRLRRTAGGSRKEPGDLTAAQLARLDAGSWFSSRYRGEPVPTLAQVLCELGGRLRFNIELKRHGGPDGLEEKVLAAVREAGMEQRCVLTSFSRGALLRLRELGGTVPTGLIADSWSSRLPEELPALGCSLLSIDYRALNRERLRSLRERGLRVMAWTIDDYRIIRQYALMDDRLMICTNDPARWREAMRSLPQPDRIED from the coding sequence TTGAGGAATCCATGCGTCGCGCATCGCGGCTGGTCCAGCCTCGCGCCGGAAAATACGCTTGCGGCGCTGCGGCTCGCCGCCGATGCGCCCGATATCGGATGGGCCGAAATCGACGTCCAGCTGTCCTCGGACGGGGTGCCGGTGCTGCTGCATGACCGCCGGCTCCGCCGCACGGCCGGCGGCAGCCGCAAGGAGCCGGGCGACCTGACGGCCGCTCAGCTCGCCCGGCTCGACGCGGGGAGCTGGTTCTCGTCCCGGTATCGGGGCGAGCCTGTGCCGACGCTCGCGCAAGTGCTGTGCGAGCTCGGCGGTCGGCTGCGCTTCAACATCGAGCTCAAGCGCCACGGCGGACCGGACGGCCTGGAGGAAAAGGTGCTCGCGGCGGTGCGGGAAGCCGGCATGGAGCAGCGCTGCGTGCTCACCTCATTCAGTCGCGGCGCGCTGCTCCGGCTGCGGGAGCTGGGCGGCACGGTCCCGACGGGCCTCATCGCGGACAGCTGGAGCAGCCGCTTGCCGGAGGAGCTGCCGGCGCTCGGCTGCAGCCTGCTGTCCATCGACTACCGCGCCTTGAACCGCGAGCGGCTGCGCAGCCTTCGCGAGCGCGGACTGCGCGTCATGGCATGGACGATCGACGATTACCGGATCATCCGGCAGTACGCCTTGATGGATGACCGGCTCATGATATGCACCAACGATCCGGCGCGCTGGCGGGAGGCGATGCGCAGCCTGCCGCAGCCGGACCGGATCGAGGACTGA
- a CDS encoding cold shock domain-containing protein, translating into MKGTVKWFNAEKGYGFIQVENGEDVFVHFSAIQAEGFKSLDEGQEVEFDITDGNRGPQAANVVKL; encoded by the coding sequence TTGAAAGGAACAGTTAAGTGGTTCAACGCAGAAAAAGGCTACGGCTTCATCCAGGTTGAGAACGGCGAAGACGTATTCGTTCACTTCTCTGCGATCCAAGCAGAAGGCTTCAAGTCCCTCGACGAAGGCCAAGAAGTTGAATTCGACATCACGGACGGCAACCGCGGTCCTCAAGCTGCGAACGTAGTCAAGCTGTAA
- the pepF gene encoding oligoendopeptidase F has protein sequence MSQVPKRSETAPEYRWKLEDIFSDQAAWTKEYDKAKELIRSAASFQGTLSEASRLKECFELEDDIGYHVERLYVFANMKHHEDTAEPQYQALSEKSQKLSVEAGEALSFLTPEVLALPEEKLEAFIADPQLAPYKHTLEEMKRQKAHILSKSEESLLAQVGNISSAPNTIFSMLNNADLKFPKVRNEQGEEVELSHGRYIEFLESRDQNVRREAFKAMYDTYGKLKNTLASTLSANVTKNVFYAKARKYPSVLEMSLYGDNIPKTVYTNLIDTVHGSLPLMYRYMELRKKLLGVDELHMYDLFAPLVDEFDMKITFDEAKKITAESLKPLGEDYGKALQQGYTDSWIDVYENEGKRSGAYSWGAYGTHPYVLLNHKDNLNSMFTLTHEMGHALHSYYSDGNQKYRDAQYTIFLAEVASTLNEALLMDHLLKKSTDRKEKMYLLTYYADQFRTTVFRQTMFAEFEKIIHEKAEAGESLTPQELSKIYYGLNELYYGKGMTVDKDIEMEWARIPHFYNSFYVYKYATGFSAATSFAKQILDEGQPAVDRYLGFLKSGGSDFSINILRKAGVDMSSPEPIEQAMSVFEDVIRQLEELVDSSGN, from the coding sequence ATGAGCCAAGTACCGAAACGTTCCGAAACCGCACCGGAGTACCGTTGGAAGCTCGAAGACATTTTCTCCGATCAAGCCGCCTGGACCAAAGAGTACGACAAGGCCAAGGAACTGATCCGCTCGGCCGCCTCGTTCCAAGGAACGCTCTCGGAGGCGTCCCGCCTCAAGGAATGCTTCGAGCTCGAGGACGACATCGGCTATCACGTGGAGCGCTTGTACGTGTTCGCCAACATGAAGCATCATGAAGATACGGCGGAGCCGCAATACCAGGCGCTGTCCGAGAAGTCCCAGAAGCTCAGCGTCGAGGCCGGAGAAGCCCTCAGCTTCCTGACGCCGGAAGTGCTCGCGCTGCCGGAGGAAAAGCTCGAGGCGTTCATCGCCGATCCTCAGCTTGCTCCGTACAAGCATACGCTCGAGGAGATGAAGCGGCAGAAGGCCCACATCCTTTCCAAAAGCGAAGAGTCGCTGCTCGCCCAGGTCGGCAACATCAGCAGCGCGCCGAACACGATCTTCAGCATGCTCAACAACGCCGACCTCAAGTTTCCAAAGGTCCGGAACGAGCAAGGCGAGGAGGTCGAGCTGTCGCACGGCCGCTACATCGAATTCCTGGAAAGCCGCGACCAGAACGTCCGCCGCGAGGCGTTCAAGGCGATGTACGATACATACGGCAAGCTCAAGAATACGCTCGCCTCGACGCTGAGCGCGAACGTGACCAAGAACGTCTTTTACGCCAAGGCGCGCAAATACCCGTCCGTGCTCGAGATGTCCCTCTACGGCGACAACATCCCCAAGACGGTCTACACGAACCTGATCGACACGGTGCACGGCTCGCTGCCGCTCATGTACCGCTACATGGAGCTGCGCAAAAAGCTGCTCGGCGTCGACGAGCTTCACATGTACGACCTGTTCGCCCCGCTCGTGGACGAGTTCGACATGAAGATCACGTTCGACGAAGCGAAGAAGATTACGGCTGAAAGCCTGAAGCCGCTCGGCGAGGACTACGGCAAGGCGCTGCAGCAAGGCTATACGGACAGCTGGATCGACGTCTACGAGAACGAAGGCAAGCGCAGCGGCGCCTACAGCTGGGGAGCCTACGGCACGCACCCGTACGTGCTGCTCAACCATAAGGACAACCTCAACAGCATGTTCACGCTGACGCATGAGATGGGCCATGCGCTCCACTCGTACTATTCCGACGGCAATCAGAAGTACCGCGACGCGCAGTACACGATCTTCCTCGCCGAGGTCGCCAGCACGCTCAACGAGGCGCTGCTCATGGACCACCTGCTCAAGAAGTCGACCGACCGCAAGGAAAAGATGTACCTGCTCACGTACTATGCGGACCAGTTCCGCACGACCGTGTTCCGCCAGACGATGTTCGCGGAGTTCGAGAAGATCATCCACGAAAAGGCGGAAGCCGGCGAGTCGCTGACGCCGCAGGAGCTGTCCAAGATCTACTACGGCCTCAACGAGCTGTACTACGGCAAGGGCATGACGGTCGACAAGGACATCGAGATGGAATGGGCGCGCATTCCGCATTTCTACAACAGCTTCTACGTCTACAAGTACGCGACCGGCTTCTCGGCGGCGACGAGCTTCGCCAAGCAGATCCTGGACGAAGGCCAGCCGGCGGTCGACCGCTACCTCGGCTTCCTGAAGAGCGGAGGCAGCGACTTCTCGATCAACATCCTGCGCAAGGCCGGCGTCGACATGAGCTCGCCGGAGCCGATCGAGCAGGCCATGAGCGTGTTCGAGGACGTCATCCGCCAGCTCGAGGAGCTCGTCGACTCTTCGGGCAACTAA
- a CDS encoding class I SAM-dependent methyltransferase, with protein sequence MNPSTGEGRVPRFEPGSFSREQYEQAGVAMTCRSFSEYAAMFELDPQAFRGLVVADAAAGASSFCAGARAAGADAYGYDPRFGEPLGSWALSAQEEIELSTAKLHALKDKFDWSYYGSLERHRAERVASLQSCLADRASAEGEGRYVQAALPVLPAPDGRFDLVLCSHFLFLYAEQFGYGFHRDAILELMRVCRPGGRVLIYPLLSLRSEPYPELDRLLDEIRAAGGRPSLRSSKLPFLPRSTQFLDIAR encoded by the coding sequence ATGAATCCATCCACAGGTGAAGGCCGCGTTCCCCGATTCGAGCCGGGATCGTTCAGCCGGGAGCAGTACGAGCAGGCGGGCGTCGCGATGACTTGCCGCAGCTTCTCGGAGTACGCCGCGATGTTCGAGCTGGACCCGCAAGCCTTCCGAGGCCTCGTCGTCGCAGATGCGGCCGCGGGGGCATCTTCCTTCTGCGCGGGAGCGAGGGCGGCAGGGGCGGATGCCTACGGCTACGACCCGCGCTTCGGCGAGCCGCTCGGCAGCTGGGCGCTGTCGGCGCAAGAGGAGATCGAGCTGTCCACGGCCAAGCTGCACGCGCTGAAGGACAAGTTCGACTGGAGCTACTACGGCTCGCTGGAGCGCCACCGGGCGGAGCGCGTCGCCTCGCTGCAGTCCTGCCTGGCCGATCGAGCCTCGGCGGAAGGGGAAGGGCGTTATGTGCAAGCTGCCTTGCCGGTCTTGCCTGCTCCGGACGGGAGGTTCGACCTCGTGCTCTGCAGCCATTTCCTGTTCCTCTATGCGGAGCAGTTCGGCTACGGCTTCCATCGCGACGCGATCCTGGAGCTGATGCGCGTCTGCCGACCGGGCGGGAGGGTGCTGATCTACCCGCTGCTGTCGCTTAGGAGCGAGCCTTATCCGGAGCTGGACCGGCTGCTGGACGAGATCCGAGCGGCCGGCGGGCGGCCGTCCCTGAGGAGCTCGAAGCTGCCTTTTCTGCCCCGGTCGACCCAGTTCCTCGACATTGCCCGGTAA